Proteins found in one Polyodon spathula isolate WHYD16114869_AA chromosome 10, ASM1765450v1, whole genome shotgun sequence genomic segment:
- the LOC121322146 gene encoding glutaminase kidney isoform, mitochondrial-like isoform X5 has translation MIFFSLSASVLDVRVIAQSLQDQQGVSNAEKFDYVMDFLNKMAGNEYVGFSNATFQSERETGDRNFAIGYYLKEKKCFPEGTDMTGVLDFYFQLCSLEVTSESASVMAATLANGGFCPITGERVLSPEAVRNTLSLMHSCGMYDFSGQFAFYVGLPAKSGVAGGILLVVPNVMGVMCWSPPLDKLGNSVRGIQFCTDLVSLCNFHNYDNLRHFAKKLDPRREGGDQRVKSVINLLFAAYTGDVSALRRFALSSMDMEQRDYDSRTALHVAAAEGHSEVVRFLLEACKVNPIPKDRWGNTPMDEAIHFGHHDVVTILQDYHNKYNPQDNPNNGKEIQTAEKNLDGML, from the exons ATGatctttttttccctttcagcCTCGGTGCTGGATGTGCGTGTGATTGCACAGTCTCTTCAGGATCAG CAAGGGGTGAGCAATGCAGAGAAGTTTGACTAT GTgatggattttttaaataaaatggctgGTAATGAGTATGTTGGCTTCAGTAATGCAAC GTTTCAGTCTGAACGGGAAACTGGAGATAGGAATTTTGCTATAGGCTACTACCTAAAAgagaaaaag TGTTTCCCAGAAGGCACAGACATGACTGGAGTGTTGGATTTTTACTTCCAG CTGTGCTCCCTTGAAGTGACCTCTGAGTCAGCCAGTGTAATGGCAGCGACGTTGGCCAATGGTGGATTCTGTCCAATTACTGGAGAACGAGTGCTGAGCCCTGAGGCTGTCAGGAACACGCTAAGTTTGATGCACTCCTGTGGCATGTATGACTTTTCCGGGCAGTTTGCTTTCTAC GTGGGACTTCCAGCTAAGTCTGGTGTTGCTGGTGGTATTCTACTCGTTGTACCCAATGTGATGGGTGTCATGTGCTGGTctcctccactggataaacttgGCAACAGTGTCAGGGGTATTCAGTTCTGCACA gATCTGGTGTCGTTGTGCAATTTCCACAATTACGACAATCTGAGGCACTTTGCAAAGAAACTTGACCCCCGCAGGGAGGGTGGGGACCAAAGG gTGAAATCAGTCATAAATCTTTTGTTTGCTGCATATACTGGTGACGTGTCTGCTCTCCGGAG GTTTGCTTTGTCTTCAATGGACATGGAGCAGAGAGACTATGACTCCCGGACTGCCCTACATGTTGCAGCAGCGGAAG gCCATTCAGAGGTTGTCCGTTTTTTGCTGGAAGCCTGTAAAGTAAACCCGATTCCAAAGGACAG GTGGGGCAACACCCCCATGGATGAGGCCATCCATTTTGGACACCACGATGTAGTGACTATCCTTCAGGACTACCATAACAAATACAACCCCCAGGACAATCCCAACAATGGAAAGGAAATCCAAACTGCAGAGAAGAACCTGGATGGAATGCTGTAG